Within Vigna unguiculata cultivar IT97K-499-35 chromosome 2, ASM411807v1, whole genome shotgun sequence, the genomic segment atctcttctctcttctccaTTCCAACAATGTTGCTCGTTTCTCCTCTGTTTTATCtagttttaaatttgattcattCATTTGTTTGATTTGGTTTTAGAGAACGAACCATACCGTTGTGTTTTGATTGACACTACTACGATTTGATCGAGATCGATACCAACATTGACGGGAACGTTGCTATCCCAGGTTTgttttctcttcctttctttctGCACTTTCACGACTTAAGTTTGGTAGGACAACTTGGTCTAGACAAAACTTACTGAAAATAGGTAGAGCAATACTCTTtgctttataataaaaaaaaattgaacattttttaaattgttaagtTGTGAGTTTGCAAGTGTAATGTACTTTCACCCTGTTCAAGAATAGTAAGGAGGCTATGATGATTCTGGTATTGTTAGGTTATCTCTATGAGAACGGGATAGACAAGTTTGTAGGGGATTTTGAAGAATGTTATAGGAAGTGTGTTGAAAGacaaaagattaaatataaagGTCATATTTGCTTGGATGTTGAAACAAGGTGGAATTCAACATATTTGATGTTAGATGCTGCTTTCAAGCATAAAATGGCATTTGTTGAGCTTGAGTTTTATGATACAAAATATGCTAATGAGTTAGGAAAGGGGATTGGATTGGCTTCTTATGAAGATTGGGAGTATGTTGGGTCTATTCTACCTTTCTTGAGAATTTTTTATGAAGCTACTTTGCGCATCTCAGGTAACTCTTATGTTACTAGTAATATCTACATGTTAGAAGTGGTAGGAATTTGGAATGGGATCAATCATCTCCTCAAGTCCAATGCTACAAGTAGTGCTACATATAAGATGGCTGAAAAAacgagaaaaaaatatgaaaaatattggGGTGAACCTAACAAGTTCAATATATTGTTGTTAATTATTGTTGTCTTAGATCCTAGATACAAGATGGGTTATATGAATTGGGCAATTAATCAACTTTTTGATCCTGAAAAGACAAATGATGGATGGGTGTTAAAGTCACGACTAGATACTTCCTTAAAGTTGTTGTTTGATGAATATAGAAGTCAAAACAGGGGAGCTGAAAAtgacacacaacaaacacatgTTGAAGTACCCAATTATAAGCATGATCCATATGGTCAGAATAAGTTTTTGCAAACAATAAGATTAACCTCTTTAAACAAATATGAACTTCAAAAGTATTTAGAGGAAGAGATTGGTGAAACAACTTTGAACATTCTTCATTGGTGGAAAATGAATTCATGTAGATTTCCAATCTTGTCAAACATAGCACAAGAGCTATTAGTTATGCCTGTTTCTACGATAGCATATGAGTATGCATTTAGCATGGGAGGAAGAGTGTTTGATCCATATCGAAGTTATTTATCACAACAAAAGGTGGAGGCACTTATTTGTACACAAGATTGGTTGAAAGACACACATTCACCATCATTGTTAGACTATTATTTTGAAGAGCTTTAATTTATTGACCAAGGTATGTTGatgtttaaattatgtaataatattataattaaatatgtattaactaatgatgttttttttttcatttctgaaAGACTTGGTTTCTCAATAAGATGATGACCACAATATAATTTCTGAGTTAAAGCTCACGCACCATGCCTCTTGCAATTAGTAGGTAACGAATGGACTTCCCTTTTCATATGAATAACTTCTCTTTCTTTGTATTCTATTGtttaatgattttcttaaaatcttAAGTTGTATTCTGACATGACACTTTGATGGAACAACATTTATAAGTCACAAAAAATGTgttagttttattaaaattggtGGGTAGAGATAAAATGATTGAGTGATGCATTAACTTTTGTTGTTATTGCCTTGACATAtgaatttgttattatatttatcattggaatagattatttaaatttctttaataattcgTTCATGTTTCAGATAAATCACAAGTCAAGTGGGTTGATGTCAACTCTAGTTGCTTCATATATAGATGGTTGTGAAGATATTGCTAATGAGTTTGAGTTAATGAGCCATGGAAGAGATTTTGA encodes:
- the LOC114174573 gene encoding zinc finger BED domain-containing protein RICESLEEPER 2-like, which codes for MILVLLGYLYENGIDKFVGDFEECYRKCVERQKIKYKGHICLDVETRWNSTYLMLDAAFKHKMAFVELEFYDTKYANELGKGIGLASYEDWEYVGSILPFLRIFYEATLRISGNSYVTSNIYMLEVVGIWNGINHLLKSNATSSATYKMAEKTRKKYEKYWGEPNKFNILLLIIVVLDPRYKMGYMNWAINQLFDPEKTNDGWVLKSRLDTSLKLLFDEYRSQNRGAENDTQQTHVEVPNYKHDPYGQNKFLQTIRLTSLNKYELQKYLEEEIGETTLNILHWWKMNSCRFPILSNIAQELLVMPVSTIAYEYAFSMGGRVFDPYRSYLSQQKVEALICTQDWLKDTHSPSLLDYYFEEL